One genomic window of Anaerofustis stercorihominis DSM 17244 includes the following:
- a CDS encoding energy-coupling factor ABC transporter permease — protein sequence MHMADALVSPAVGGAMLAVSSGAVIYSVKKIKEDENLEKKVPLMGIMSAFVFAAQMINFTIPMTGSSGHIGGGILLSLILGGPAAFISIFSVLLIQCLFFADGGLLALGCNLFNMGVIPCLIIYPYVIKPILQRGVSKKSLGIASMIGCVLSLQLGAFMVVLETFFSGISELPFSQFLVLMQPIHLAIGLAEGVVTMLVADFIFNQRKEILDESIFSKKSNVSFKRVIVSLSIITFIVAGGLSLFASSNPDGLEWSVQGVTGSTEVENGAHDVYTAMNNIQEKTAFMPDYNYKNEDNQSVISGTSVAGIVGGVIVFVFAGVIGISAYKVSKLKRS from the coding sequence ATGCATATGGCGGATGCTTTGGTGTCTCCTGCTGTCGGAGGTGCTATGTTGGCAGTTAGTTCGGGGGCGGTTATTTATTCTGTTAAGAAAATAAAAGAAGATGAAAATTTAGAAAAAAAAGTTCCATTGATGGGGATTATGAGTGCATTTGTATTTGCGGCTCAAATGATCAATTTTACGATACCTATGACAGGTTCGAGCGGTCATATCGGAGGAGGTATACTTCTTTCTTTGATTTTGGGTGGTCCTGCGGCTTTTATATCCATATTTTCGGTGTTACTGATACAGTGCTTGTTTTTTGCGGACGGAGGACTTCTTGCACTCGGGTGTAATTTATTTAATATGGGGGTTATTCCTTGTTTAATAATTTATCCTTATGTTATTAAACCTATATTACAAAGGGGAGTAAGCAAGAAAAGTCTTGGGATTGCTTCAATGATCGGGTGTGTATTATCCTTGCAACTAGGTGCTTTTATGGTTGTTCTAGAAACCTTTTTTTCAGGGATAAGCGAACTTCCTTTCAGCCAGTTTTTAGTTTTAATGCAGCCGATACATTTAGCTATCGGACTTGCTGAAGGTGTTGTAACTATGCTCGTAGCAGACTTTATATTTAATCAAAGAAAAGAAATTTTAGATGAAAGTATATTTAGTAAGAAAAGTAATGTAAGTTTTAAAAGGGTCATTGTGTCTTTAAGTATCATTACTTTTATTGTGGCAGGAGGGCTATCTCTCTTCGCTTCATCAAATCCGGACGGACTCGAATGGTCTGTTCAAGGGGTTACGGGAAGTACTGAGGTTGAAAACGGGGCGCATGATGTTTATACTGCGATGAACAATATTCAAGAAAAGACGGCTTTTATGCCTGATTATAACTATAAGAACGAAGATAACCAAAGTGTGATAAGCGGAACATCTGTTGCGGGAATTGTCGGGGGAGTAATAGTATTTGTTTTTGCAGGCGTTATAGGGATAAGTGCATATAAGGTAAGTAAATTAAAAAGATCATAA
- a CDS encoding N-acetyltransferase, giving the protein MNIITLDNENIEKEHICCLMSQKDSGYVDQKKSWLKDRMNEGLTFKKMDVRGKVFIEYIPLKNAWYPIDGDEYMFIDCLWVSGKYKGEGNSSILLDECIKDTKSRGLKGLAILSSDKKKGYMADKKFLTYKGFIKCDEAEPYFELMYLPFEENVEPPKFRDSVKTPKTGNNGFTLYYTAQCPFTLKYSPLIEEEAKKNNIPLKSVKIDNLEKAKDAKSPYTSYSVFYKDEFITHEILTVKAFNDLAGKYVNKK; this is encoded by the coding sequence ATGAATATAATTACATTAGATAATGAAAACATAGAAAAAGAACATATTTGCTGCCTCATGTCCCAAAAAGATAGTGGTTATGTGGATCAAAAAAAATCTTGGCTCAAAGATAGGATGAATGAAGGTTTGACTTTTAAAAAGATGGATGTAAGGGGTAAGGTTTTTATTGAATATATACCTTTAAAAAATGCTTGGTATCCCATTGACGGAGATGAGTATATGTTTATAGACTGTCTTTGGGTGAGCGGAAAATATAAAGGAGAGGGTAATTCAAGTATACTGCTCGATGAATGTATTAAAGATACAAAAAGCCGAGGATTAAAGGGGCTGGCTATTCTTTCTTCCGATAAGAAAAAGGGATATATGGCGGATAAAAAATTTCTGACTTATAAGGGCTTTATAAAGTGTGATGAAGCAGAGCCTTATTTTGAACTTATGTATTTGCCTTTTGAAGAAAATGTAGAGCCTCCCAAGTTTAGAGATAGTGTTAAAACTCCAAAGACCGGAAACAATGGGTTTACATTGTATTATACCGCGCAGTGTCCGTTTACTCTAAAATATTCCCCATTAATCGAGGAAGAGGCAAAGAAGAATAATATACCTCTTAAAAGTGTGAAAATAGATAATTTGGAAAAAGCAAAGGATGCTAAAAGCCCATATACTTCATATAGTGTATTTTATAAAGATGAATTTATAACTCATGAGATATTGACGGTAAAAGCTTTTAATGATTTGGCTGGTAAATATGTAAATAAAAAATAA
- the larC gene encoding nickel pincer cofactor biosynthesis protein LarC, with translation MNSLYIECNSGAAGDMLMAALLDLYEDKEDFLQMMNNLGLENVNVSFREEKRNGISGKKIIVTVNGVEEESLDVADNKKGHHEHNNRDDNLMLDSFYAFEGGYHDYLNSRSENKIDIKEDISKKIDEPVFSADSLYAFEESYSDFLNDRSKSIDHEHHHIHERADEKEDISFPADGLYAFEVGFDDYLKGQNSLHEHTHHENKCGHEHNHEHSHHPHEPIHEHGHHHRHSHNDIKHINHIIDKLNVSENVKYHAKEVYSLILEAEAKAHGCSVDKVHFHEVGNLDAIVDIVGVCYLIEKLDIDNIICSPLNVGYGNVRTAHGILPVPAPATAYILRDVPTYTNEEEGELTTPTGAAILKHFSNEFTNTRNMTYKRVGYGLGKKELKSANFVRVFLGEINNECKLQDKIIKLSCNIDDMTGEEIGLAIDKLWSSGALDVYTIPVNMKKNRPGVILEVLLKEKDEKILLNVIMKYTSTFGVRKSEYDRYILNRSFSEEETEYGNVKKKVGSGYGIKKSKLEFDDLKDISNKYDISIRDIK, from the coding sequence ATGAATAGTTTATATATAGAATGTAACAGCGGTGCGGCAGGCGATATGTTAATGGCTGCACTTTTGGATTTATATGAAGATAAAGAAGATTTTTTACAGATGATGAATAATCTTGGTCTTGAAAATGTAAATGTAAGCTTTAGAGAAGAAAAGCGAAACGGTATATCAGGTAAGAAAATAATCGTAACCGTTAATGGAGTAGAGGAAGAAAGCCTTGATGTAGCAGATAATAAAAAAGGACATCATGAACATAACAATCGAGATGATAATTTAATGTTAGACAGTTTTTATGCTTTTGAAGGCGGATATCATGATTACTTAAACAGCAGGAGCGAAAATAAAATCGATATCAAGGAAGATATAAGTAAAAAAATAGACGAGCCTGTTTTCTCTGCTGATAGTTTATATGCTTTTGAAGAAAGCTACAGTGATTTTTTAAATGACAGAAGTAAATCCATAGACCATGAACATCATCATATTCATGAAAGAGCTGATGAAAAAGAGGATATTTCATTTCCTGCAGACGGTCTCTATGCATTTGAGGTAGGATTTGATGATTATCTTAAGGGGCAGAACTCTTTACACGAACATACTCATCATGAGAATAAATGCGGTCATGAACATAATCATGAGCATTCTCATCATCCTCATGAACCTATACATGAACATGGGCATCATCATAGACATAGTCATAATGATATCAAACATATCAATCATATAATCGATAAGTTGAATGTAAGTGAAAATGTTAAGTATCATGCCAAAGAAGTATATAGCCTAATTCTTGAAGCGGAAGCAAAAGCTCATGGATGCAGTGTTGATAAGGTTCATTTTCACGAAGTTGGAAATTTAGATGCTATAGTTGATATCGTTGGAGTGTGTTATTTGATTGAAAAATTAGATATAGATAATATTATTTGTTCTCCTTTAAATGTCGGATACGGAAATGTAAGGACCGCTCATGGTATACTTCCCGTTCCTGCCCCGGCAACGGCTTATATATTAAGAGATGTTCCTACTTATACGAACGAAGAAGAAGGTGAACTAACAACACCGACGGGAGCTGCTATTTTAAAACATTTTTCTAATGAATTTACAAACACAAGAAATATGACATATAAAAGAGTAGGCTATGGTTTAGGTAAAAAAGAGCTGAAATCTGCTAATTTTGTAAGGGTATTTTTAGGTGAAATAAATAATGAATGTAAACTGCAAGATAAAATAATCAAGCTTTCATGTAATATTGATGATATGACGGGAGAGGAAATCGGGCTTGCCATTGATAAATTGTGGAGTAGCGGCGCTCTTGATGTTTATACTATTCCCGTAAATATGAAGAAAAACCGTCCGGGAGTGATACTCGAAGTCCTTTTAAAAGAAAAAGATGAGAAAATTTTATTGAATGTTATCATGAAATATACTTCTACCTTCGGAGTTAGAAAAAGCGAATATGACAGATATATATTAAACAGGAGTTTTAGCGAAGAAGAAACTGAGTATGGGAATGTTAAGAAAAAAGTCGGCAGTGGATATGGTATAAAAAAAAGTAAGCTTGAATTTGATGATTTAAAAGATATATCGAATAAATATGATATTTCAATAAGAGATATAAAATAA
- the larE gene encoding ATP-dependent sacrificial sulfur transferase LarE produces MTLEEFFKYYKKVALAFSGGVDSSYLLYILKKLNIESTAYFVKSEFQPDFELKESITLATKLGADLKIIDNPILNEEKIITNDSSRCYYCKQNIFSHIIKTAKQDGYNIIIDGTNATDDEGDRPGMKALKEMKILSPLKICSLTKQDIRTLSKEAGLPTWDKPSYSCLATRISTGQKIKKDTLVKIEKSESYLFKLGFKDFRIRVKDNSAVIQVKEKDFIKVMENRDRILKTISHMFDEISFDLRPRR; encoded by the coding sequence ATGACCCTTGAAGAATTTTTTAAGTATTATAAGAAAGTAGCTTTGGCTTTTTCCGGAGGAGTTGATTCCTCTTATTTGTTATACATATTAAAAAAATTAAATATTGAATCAACAGCTTATTTTGTAAAGAGTGAGTTTCAGCCTGACTTTGAATTAAAAGAGAGTATCACTCTTGCAACTAAACTCGGTGCAGATTTAAAAATAATCGATAATCCTATTTTAAATGAAGAAAAAATTATAACTAATGATAGCAGCAGGTGTTATTATTGTAAACAGAATATTTTTTCTCATATTATAAAAACGGCTAAGCAGGATGGATATAATATTATAATAGACGGTACCAATGCTACGGATGACGAAGGTGATCGTCCTGGAATGAAGGCGCTGAAAGAAATGAAAATTTTATCCCCTCTAAAAATATGTTCTCTTACAAAACAAGATATAAGGACTCTGTCAAAAGAAGCCGGGCTTCCTACATGGGACAAGCCTTCTTATTCATGTCTTGCAACGAGGATAAGCACCGGACAGAAAATAAAAAAAGATACTCTTGTCAAGATAGAAAAAAGCGAGTCTTATTTATTTAAACTGGGTTTCAAGGATTTTAGGATAAGAGTAAAAGATAATAGTGCGGTAATTCAAGTTAAAGAAAAAGATTTTATAAAAGTTATGGAAAACAGAGACAGGATACTTAAAACGATATCTCATATGTTTGATGAAATAAGTTTTGATTTAAGACCAAGAAGGTAG
- a CDS encoding HAD-IA family hydrolase, with the protein MKYKCVIFDFDGTLANTENVIFRVYNEIAKKYGYKEITHDYIDELKHQPIHNIIKDLGVPYLKVFSLIKKGQKLMKEYHKSMDPYEEDLKETLKILKSKLSYMGIISSNSKKNINTFLKNEKIDTMDFIISSPLFSKEIKINKLKKKLKLKDEDILYVGDEVRDIVSAKKANIDIASVTYGYNTKEYLSSENPTYFIDDLKELFNIIEK; encoded by the coding sequence ATGAAATATAAATGTGTAATTTTTGATTTTGACGGTACCCTTGCAAACACGGAGAATGTTATTTTTCGCGTATACAATGAAATTGCCAAAAAATACGGTTATAAAGAAATTACACACGATTATATAGATGAACTAAAACATCAGCCTATCCATAATATAATCAAAGATTTAGGGGTCCCATATTTAAAGGTATTTTCCCTTATTAAAAAAGGACAGAAATTAATGAAAGAATACCATAAATCAATGGATCCGTACGAAGAAGATTTAAAAGAGACATTAAAAATTTTAAAATCAAAACTTAGCTATATGGGTATTATTTCATCCAATTCAAAAAAGAATATAAATACATTTTTGAAAAATGAAAAAATAGATACAATGGATTTTATAATATCTTCACCTCTTTTTTCAAAGGAAATCAAAATAAACAAGTTAAAGAAGAAACTAAAATTAAAAGATGAAGATATATTGTATGTGGGTGATGAAGTAAGGGATATAGTTTCGGCAAAAAAAGCAAATATAGATATTGCAAGCGTGACATACGGATACAATACAAAAGAATATTTATCAAGTGAAAATCCTACTTATTTTATAGATGATTTAAAAGAACTATTTAATATAATAGAAAAATAA
- the larB gene encoding nickel pincer cofactor biosynthesis protein LarB has translation MKGKEGLKDILKKVKDNEISIDDAVVKLKMEPFSDIGYAKIDNHRSIRQGVSEVIYGEKKTAEQILGIVNSMRENGSENILITRIDENKYKKLKDSIDIVYYDKAKMGIAYKNKDIDKVGKIVIAAAGTSDIDICEEAYITASTLGSNVERLYDVGVAGLHRLLDNLDVLMSARVIIVVAGMEGALASVVGGLVDCPVIAVPTSVGYGANFGGLSALLSMLNSCASGVSVVNIDNGFGAGYLANMINKMEGINE, from the coding sequence ATGAAGGGTAAAGAAGGATTAAAAGATATACTAAAAAAAGTTAAAGATAATGAAATCTCAATCGATGATGCTGTGGTTAAACTTAAAATGGAACCTTTCAGTGATATAGGATATGCAAAAATCGATAACCATCGCTCTATAAGACAAGGGGTATCGGAAGTTATTTACGGAGAAAAAAAGACAGCGGAACAAATCCTTGGTATTGTAAACAGCATGAGAGAGAATGGCAGTGAAAATATACTTATAACAAGAATTGATGAAAATAAGTATAAAAAATTGAAGGATAGTATAGATATTGTTTACTATGATAAAGCTAAAATGGGTATAGCTTATAAAAATAAGGATATCGATAAAGTGGGGAAAATCGTTATTGCCGCTGCAGGTACGAGTGATATCGATATATGCGAAGAAGCTTATATAACTGCCAGTACACTCGGAAGCAATGTCGAAAGGCTATATGATGTGGGGGTTGCCGGGCTTCACAGATTATTGGATAATTTAGATGTCTTGATGTCAGCACGAGTAATAATCGTGGTTGCGGGAATGGAAGGTGCTTTAGCCAGCGTTGTCGGAGGACTTGTTGACTGTCCTGTTATCGCCGTTCCTACAAGTGTGGGGTACGGTGCTAATTTCGGCGGACTTTCTGCTCTCCTTTCCATGCTTAATTCCTGTGCAAGCGGCGTCAGCGTAGTAAATATAGATAATGGTTTCGGTGCCGGATATCTTGCGAATATGATAAACAAAATGGAGGGTATTAATGAATAG
- a CDS encoding Veg family protein has product MEDNEKLGLKNGYRGNNNIKIGGMNMKLPSHSYNSAKKIIVDNVGKDVDFISKVSRGKIIKNEGTILNAYNNIFTISTNIDNKDDILSFSYSDLINHSLRLKIK; this is encoded by the coding sequence GTGGAAGATAATGAAAAACTTGGTTTAAAGAATGGTTACAGAGGCAATAATAATATAAAAATCGGAGGTATGAATATGAAGTTACCAAGTCATTCTTACAACAGTGCAAAAAAAATCATTGTGGATAATGTAGGCAAAGATGTAGATTTTATAAGTAAAGTTTCGAGAGGAAAGATAATCAAAAATGAAGGTACTATTTTAAACGCATATAATAATATTTTTACCATTTCAACCAATATAGATAATAAAGATGATATTTTATCATTTTCTTATTCGGATTTAATAAATCATTCATTAAGACTTAAGATAAAATAA
- a CDS encoding energy-coupling factor ABC transporter ATP-binding protein has product MINIKDLNIKYPDGTKALNNLNLDINDNENIGLLGANGAGKSTLFLSMLGVVPIDEGIITVNGIKVNKNNIDKIRMDVGLIFQNPDDQLFSSTVYEDVAFALNNLNMNKEEVENIVYDILNKLGIYHLKDKAVYKLSGGEKRSACIASILVQNPKIILFDEPTSYLDKKSKRKLIEIINSIDSTKLIASHDFDLIKETCTKVVILKNGSIYYNGNMDVLNNEEFLVEAGL; this is encoded by the coding sequence ATGATAAATATAAAAGATTTAAATATAAAATATCCCGACGGAACAAAAGCACTGAATAATTTAAATTTAGATATAAATGACAATGAAAATATAGGTTTGCTTGGTGCTAACGGTGCAGGAAAATCTACCTTATTTTTAAGTATGCTTGGAGTTGTCCCGATAGACGAAGGAATTATAACCGTAAATGGGATTAAAGTAAATAAAAATAACATTGATAAAATCAGAATGGACGTTGGGCTTATATTTCAAAATCCGGATGATCAGCTGTTTTCATCTACTGTGTACGAAGATGTTGCTTTTGCGTTAAATAATTTGAATATGAACAAAGAAGAAGTTGAAAATATCGTTTATGATATATTGAATAAACTCGGTATTTATCATTTAAAAGATAAGGCTGTTTATAAGCTTTCCGGAGGAGAAAAAAGAAGCGCTTGTATTGCTTCGATATTGGTTCAAAATCCGAAAATCATATTATTTGATGAGCCTACTTCTTATTTGGATAAAAAGTCAAAAAGAAAGTTGATTGAAATAATAAATTCTATTGATTCCACTAAACTTATTGCTTCTCATGACTTTGACCTAATAAAAGAAACTTGTACAAAGGTTGTTATTTTAAAAAATGGAAGTATATATTATAATGGAAATATGGATGTATTAAATAATGAAGAATTTCTTGTGGAGGCAGGATTATGA
- a CDS encoding helix-turn-helix transcriptional regulator: MKIDRLMGIITTLLNKEKVTAPFLAGKFEVSVRTINRDILDLCKAGIPIVTTRGAGGGIYLDPDFKMDKSLLKEDEINAIYAGLKGITSISDNNKYELLLDKFKDNPKNDLDIDLSSYYKKSLSDKIEKMQKAINNKLLLEFDYFSKKGKSHRVVEPYTLTFKWSSWYLYAYSLEREDFRLFKLNRSINLKETGETFLSREIPLQENDIDKIYPNDLNVLIIFDKDVEYRIIDEYGADSYSYFLDDKLFFGFSFYDKEYLFSWLLSFGEKAEIIFPSDIRNEFMELVKKVNNKYNKHDI, encoded by the coding sequence ATGAAAATCGATAGGTTGATGGGTATAATCACAACTTTATTAAACAAGGAAAAAGTGACAGCTCCTTTTTTAGCGGGAAAATTCGAAGTATCGGTAAGGACGATAAACAGAGATATATTGGATTTATGCAAAGCCGGGATACCGATAGTTACCACTAGAGGAGCAGGGGGTGGTATATATTTGGATCCGGATTTTAAAATGGACAAAAGCCTTTTAAAAGAGGACGAAATAAATGCCATATATGCAGGGCTCAAGGGTATTACCAGTATAAGCGACAATAATAAATATGAACTGCTCCTGGATAAATTTAAGGATAACCCTAAAAATGATTTAGATATAGATCTATCTTCTTATTATAAAAAATCTTTATCTGATAAAATAGAAAAGATGCAAAAAGCAATAAATAATAAACTGCTTTTGGAGTTTGATTACTTTTCAAAAAAGGGAAAAAGTCACAGGGTTGTGGAACCGTATACTCTTACATTTAAATGGTCAAGCTGGTATTTATACGCATATTCTCTTGAGAGAGAAGACTTTAGATTATTTAAATTAAATAGATCGATCAACTTAAAAGAAACCGGTGAAACTTTCTTATCAAGAGAAATTCCTTTGCAGGAAAATGATATAGATAAAATATATCCTAATGATTTAAATGTGCTTATAATATTTGATAAGGATGTTGAATACCGGATAATTGATGAATACGGCGCAGACAGCTATTCTTATTTCTTAGATGATAAACTTTTTTTCGGATTTTCATTTTATGATAAAGAGTATCTATTCAGCTGGCTTTTAAGTTTCGGTGAAAAAGCGGAAATCATATTTCCCTCTGATATAAGAAACGAATTTATGGAACTGGTAAAAAAAGTTAATAATAAATACAATAAACATGACATATAG
- the cbiQ gene encoding cobalt ECF transporter T component CbiQ has translation MANIRTSLNDVYFMERLADNNSFFHLLTPSVKIFMTLIFIISVVSTSSYNISRLLFFLLYILLVFLMSKTNHKLLFKRYLFVLPFSFFIGIGNIFVNNKIYCCILNIPISFGLISFIGIILKSYLTVMSVFLLISTTKLHDIFAFMENIKIPKIIVNELNLTFRYIHTLADEAGNMYTAYILRSNRKKGIYIKDMGSFLGNLLLRSMDKADKVYHAMKLRGYNGEYNYSKIYKYSKSDYISFIIFFIYIVLSFYCI, from the coding sequence ATGGCGAATATAAGGACGTCTTTAAATGATGTTTATTTTATGGAAAGATTAGCAGACAATAATAGTTTTTTCCATTTGCTTACTCCTTCGGTCAAGATATTCATGACTTTAATTTTTATAATATCCGTAGTTTCAACTTCGAGTTATAACATTTCAAGATTATTATTCTTTTTATTGTATATATTGCTAGTGTTCTTAATGAGTAAAACAAATCACAAACTGTTATTTAAAAGATATTTGTTTGTCCTGCCTTTTTCTTTCTTTATCGGTATAGGGAATATTTTTGTTAATAATAAAATTTATTGTTGTATATTAAATATTCCAATAAGCTTCGGCTTAATATCTTTTATAGGTATTATTTTAAAATCTTATCTTACTGTAATGTCGGTATTTTTACTTATTTCAACTACGAAATTACATGATATTTTTGCTTTTATGGAAAATATTAAAATTCCAAAGATCATTGTTAATGAGTTGAACCTTACATTCAGATATATTCATACTTTAGCTGATGAAGCCGGGAATATGTATACTGCATATATTTTAAGAAGTAACCGAAAAAAAGGGATTTATATTAAGGATATGGGGAGTTTTCTCGGGAATTTACTCCTTAGGAGTATGGACAAAGCGGATAAAGTATATCATGCGATGAAGCTTCGAGGTTACAATGGTGAATATAATTACAGTAAAATATATAAGTATTCAAAAAGCGATTATATTAGTTTTATAATCTTTTTTATATATATAGTATTAAGTTTTTATTGTATTTAG
- a CDS encoding peptidoglycan DD-metalloendopeptidase family protein → MKIKWVNRRNEEQELDKVYKQIVRRENKYHIAEESTYIHKKENIFRKIAGGQDVKKEPSKLRQRYERSWIHSQIDEIKEDLDEFFVGVKYYLKRVKFGLRDFREYAKDHLFSFLVGVFCVVIFFVGAFTYKNLFGYEVIFNGTKLGIVKNVNDFENALTNVDANLTKWYDNSNVYYEKSISYQKVPIKNPKDIMDTEECENAVYNLNIPLFCKGAVISVNGNEAVRVASTQDAKTVINNIGNNYEKESSNVKLIKGSKVKEDMEYKEKLISIDSAMDVKDAINYLSDSSNHKVENTGDSDILGKINESKKSTNLVSALNFREDEFSTDEISSKPSITITTVKQVTYKKDVAYKTVYRDDPDVYVGTNKVKQEGKDGEKKVTAVNTYENGTVVKSDIKKETVTEKSTSKIISRGTKPLPPVTSTGRFIMPASGTISALNKAGSHAGYKAVDIANPQGTPVYASDTGIVTRASWYGGYGNCVDIDHGNGYSTRYGHNVKILVRVGQKVQQGEQIAVMGSTGNSTGPHCHFEIHYHGVSQVILNYFKYLANGIHVDAFQ, encoded by the coding sequence ATGAAAATTAAATGGGTCAATAGACGTAATGAAGAGCAGGAGCTCGATAAAGTATATAAACAAATAGTAAGACGAGAAAATAAATATCACATAGCAGAAGAATCAACATATATACATAAAAAAGAAAATATATTCAGAAAAATTGCCGGTGGACAAGATGTAAAAAAAGAACCTTCGAAGCTTAGACAAAGATACGAAAGAAGCTGGATTCACAGTCAAATCGATGAAATCAAAGAAGATTTGGATGAATTTTTTGTCGGAGTCAAATATTATTTAAAAAGAGTAAAATTCGGACTGAGAGATTTTAGAGAATATGCAAAAGATCATCTTTTTAGTTTTTTAGTCGGTGTTTTTTGTGTAGTCATATTTTTTGTGGGGGCATTTACATATAAAAATTTATTTGGGTATGAAGTAATTTTTAATGGTACAAAACTTGGTATAGTCAAAAATGTAAATGATTTTGAAAATGCACTTACTAATGTGGATGCTAACTTAACAAAGTGGTATGACAATTCAAATGTTTATTATGAAAAATCAATTTCATATCAGAAAGTGCCGATAAAAAATCCAAAGGATATAATGGATACGGAAGAATGTGAAAATGCTGTTTATAATTTAAATATCCCTCTATTTTGTAAAGGCGCCGTTATAAGTGTTAACGGCAATGAAGCCGTGAGAGTTGCATCGACTCAGGATGCCAAAACGGTAATAAATAATATAGGTAACAATTACGAAAAAGAAAGTTCAAATGTAAAGCTTATAAAAGGAAGTAAAGTAAAAGAAGATATGGAGTATAAGGAAAAACTTATATCTATAGATTCTGCCATGGATGTTAAAGATGCGATCAATTATTTGAGTGATAGTTCAAATCATAAAGTTGAAAATACGGGAGACAGTGATATTTTAGGTAAAATTAATGAATCTAAGAAAAGCACTAATCTGGTAAGCGCCTTGAATTTCAGAGAAGATGAATTTTCTACTGATGAAATCAGCAGTAAACCTTCAATTACTATAACCACAGTAAAACAAGTAACGTATAAAAAAGATGTAGCTTATAAAACTGTTTACAGAGACGATCCTGATGTATATGTAGGGACCAATAAGGTTAAACAGGAAGGAAAAGACGGAGAAAAGAAAGTCACTGCTGTAAATACGTACGAAAACGGAACTGTAGTAAAAAGTGATATAAAGAAAGAAACAGTTACTGAAAAATCTACCAGTAAAATCATTTCAAGAGGTACAAAGCCGCTTCCTCCTGTGACGAGTACGGGAAGGTTTATAATGCCTGCAAGCGGTACTATTTCGGCTCTTAATAAAGCAGGTTCTCATGCGGGGTATAAAGCTGTCGATATTGCCAATCCTCAGGGTACTCCCGTTTATGCTTCCGATACCGGTATAGTAACAAGAGCAAGCTGGTACGGAGGATACGGAAACTGTGTAGACATAGATCACGGTAATGGGTATTCCACGAGATACGGACATAATGTAAAAATCCTTGTAAGAGTTGGTCAAAAAGTACAACAGGGTGAACAGATTGCAGTAATGGGAAGTACGGGTAACTCTACGGGACCTCACTGTCACTTTGAAATACATTATCACGGTGTAAGTCAGGTAATCTTGAATTACTTTAAGTATTTGGCAAACGGTATTCACGTTGACGCATTTCAATAA
- a CDS encoding TfoX/Sxy family protein — translation MSTSIEFVDYVYENLKPLGDIKCKKMFGEYGLWYKGKFFGCICDNQLFIKDTDSGRKILGKDILFASPYQGAKEHIVIENIEDKNTLIDLIINTYDELIK, via the coding sequence ATGTCAACCAGTATTGAATTCGTGGATTATGTTTATGAAAATTTAAAACCTCTAGGGGATATCAAGTGTAAGAAAATGTTTGGAGAATACGGACTTTGGTATAAAGGAAAGTTTTTCGGATGTATATGTGATAATCAGTTATTTATAAAGGATACTGATTCAGGCAGGAAGATACTGGGGAAAGATATATTGTTTGCCAGTCCCTATCAAGGTGCAAAAGAGCATATAGTGATTGAAAATATAGAAGATAAAAATACTTTAATCGACTTAATAATAAATACTTATGATGAACTTATAAAATAG